Proteins encoded by one window of Halomonas chromatireducens:
- the surE gene encoding 5'/3'-nucleotidase SurE produces MRRLLLSNDDGVHAPGLRALYDALDAHARLRVVAPDRDRSGASNSLTLNRPLSLTALDNGFHCVDGTPADCVYLGVNALWDEKPDLVIAGINHGGNLGDDVLYSGTVAAAMEGRNLGMPAIAMSLVGSRHFNTAGRVAASLVGAADQLSLPPRSLLNVNVPDLPWDEIQGFRVTRMGYRGPAERPMEVRDPRGRLRYWIAAVGRNADDGPDTDFAAVEAGYVSITPLQTDLTRHAAIEDVQGWLDAFT; encoded by the coding sequence ATGCGCAGACTCTTGCTATCCAACGACGACGGGGTACATGCCCCGGGACTGCGTGCCCTGTATGACGCGCTGGACGCACATGCCCGCCTGCGGGTGGTGGCGCCCGACCGCGACCGCAGCGGTGCCAGCAACTCTCTGACGTTGAACCGGCCGCTGTCGCTGACGGCGCTGGACAACGGCTTTCACTGCGTGGACGGCACGCCGGCAGACTGCGTTTATCTAGGCGTCAACGCCCTGTGGGACGAGAAGCCCGACCTGGTGATCGCGGGGATCAATCATGGTGGCAACCTGGGTGATGACGTGCTTTATTCCGGCACCGTGGCAGCGGCCATGGAGGGGCGCAACCTGGGCATGCCGGCCATCGCCATGTCGCTGGTGGGCTCTCGTCACTTCAATACCGCCGGCCGGGTGGCGGCGAGCCTGGTAGGGGCGGCGGACCAGCTGTCATTGCCGCCGCGCAGCCTGCTCAACGTCAATGTGCCGGACCTTCCCTGGGACGAAATTCAGGGTTTTCGCGTGACCCGAATGGGCTACCGCGGGCCCGCCGAGCGACCCATGGAAGTTCGCGACCCACGTGGGCGGCTGCGTTACTGGATTGCAGCCGTCGGCCGGAATGCCGATGATGGGCCGGATACCGACTTTGCCGCCGTCGAGGCGGGCTATGTGTCGATCACGCCGCTGCAGACCGATCTGACGCGTCATGCGGCCATCGAAGACGTGCAAGGCTGGCTGGATGCATTCACCTGA
- the ispF gene encoding 2-C-methyl-D-erythritol 2,4-cyclodiphosphate synthase encodes MVRIGHGFDVHRFGEGDHLMIGGTAIPFGQGFVAHSDGDVLLHAVCDALLGACALGDIGRHFPDTDEAWAGADSRALLRHVHGLVSAAGYRVGNVDATVIAQAPRLAPHIAAMVACIAADLALEPGSVNVKATTSERLGFTGRGEGIAAEAVVLLLTRDDQAATAGASR; translated from the coding sequence ATGGTCAGAATCGGTCATGGATTCGATGTGCATCGCTTTGGCGAAGGCGATCACCTGATGATTGGTGGCACCGCCATTCCCTTTGGACAGGGCTTCGTCGCCCACTCCGATGGCGACGTGCTGCTGCATGCCGTCTGCGATGCCCTGCTTGGCGCCTGCGCCCTGGGTGATATCGGCCGCCACTTTCCCGATACCGATGAGGCCTGGGCGGGCGCCGACAGCCGTGCCCTGTTGCGACACGTGCATGGCCTGGTCTCTGCTGCCGGCTACCGGGTCGGCAACGTGGATGCCACGGTCATCGCCCAGGCGCCCAGGCTGGCGCCGCACATCGCCGCCATGGTGGCCTGTATTGCCGCCGACCTTGCCCTCGAGCCGGGCTCGGTCAACGTCAAGGCCACCACCTCAGAGCGGCTGGGCTTCACGGGGCGTGGCGAGGGCATCGCCGCTGAGGCGGTGGTGCTATTGCTGACCCGTGATGACCAGGCAGCGACAGCGGGAGCCTCACGATGA
- the gap gene encoding type I glyceraldehyde-3-phosphate dehydrogenase, with product MTLKVAINGFGRIGRNVLRALYENGYRNRVQVVAINDLGAPALNAHLLRHDTVHGHFPFSVTHDDETLTVDGDRIAILSERDPSALPWKDLDVDLVMECTGLFTKREAAAKHLSAGAGRVLISAPSPDADATIVFGVNEGVLKPEHKVVSNASCTTNCLAPIAQALNESVGIENGLMTTVHAYTNDQNLSDVYHSDPYRARSATHSMIPTKTGAAAAVGLVLPELAGKFDGLAVRVPVINVSLVDLVFTASRDTTKEEINAILVKAAEASPVLAVNAQPLVSIDFNHDPNSSTFDANHTRVNGRLVKVMAWYDNEWGFSNRMLDTALAMQAASDAKRDAA from the coding sequence ATGACACTCAAGGTTGCCATTAACGGATTCGGTCGCATCGGTCGAAATGTCCTGCGCGCGCTCTACGAAAACGGCTATCGCAATCGCGTCCAGGTGGTTGCCATCAATGATCTGGGCGCCCCGGCGCTCAATGCCCACCTGCTGCGCCACGACACCGTACATGGCCATTTTCCGTTTTCCGTGACGCACGATGACGAGACGTTGACCGTGGATGGCGATCGCATCGCCATCCTGTCGGAGCGCGATCCATCCGCCTTGCCCTGGAAAGACCTGGATGTCGATCTGGTCATGGAATGCACCGGTCTGTTCACCAAGCGTGAGGCTGCAGCTAAGCACCTGTCCGCCGGTGCCGGGCGAGTGCTGATTTCGGCGCCGAGCCCGGATGCCGATGCCACCATCGTCTTCGGCGTCAACGAGGGCGTGCTGAAGCCCGAGCACAAGGTGGTCTCCAACGCCTCCTGCACCACCAACTGCCTGGCGCCGATCGCCCAGGCGCTCAACGAGTCGGTGGGCATCGAGAATGGCCTGATGACCACGGTGCATGCCTACACCAACGACCAGAATCTCTCCGACGTCTACCACAGCGACCCCTACCGGGCCCGCAGCGCCACCCACTCGATGATTCCCACTAAGACCGGCGCCGCCGCCGCCGTAGGTCTGGTGTTGCCGGAGCTTGCCGGCAAGTTCGACGGCCTGGCAGTGCGCGTGCCGGTGATCAATGTGTCGCTGGTGGATCTGGTGTTCACCGCCAGTCGTGACACCACCAAGGAGGAGATCAACGCCATCCTCGTGAAGGCGGCGGAGGCCTCGCCGGTGCTGGCGGTCAACGCCCAGCCGCTGGTCTCCATCGATTTCAACCACGACCCCAACTCCTCGACCTTCGACGCCAACCACACCCGGGTGAACGGACGCCTGGTGAAGGTGATGGCCTGGTACGACAACGAATGGGGCTTCTCCAACCGCATGCTCGACACGGCCCTGGCCATGCAGGCAGCGAGTGATGCCAAGCGGGATGCCGCCTGA
- the edd gene encoding phosphogluconate dehydratase has translation MARPSAALHSTVHQVTERIRKRSQERRKLYEAHMAAQHSQGVHRGELSCGNLAHGFAGCDVDTDKDRLKLTNSANLGIVSSYNDMLSAHQPFEDYPAAIKEAARGMGSTAQFAGGVPAMCDGVTQGQPGMELSLFSRDVIAMATAVALSHNMFDAVLYLGICDKIVPGLFIGAARFGHLPAVFVPGGPMTSGLPNNEKARIRQLYAEGKVGRDELLEAESQSYHSPGTCTFYGTANSNQLMMEMMGLHLPGASFVNPGTPLRDALTRYATEQAIRNTEQSGDYRPFYRQIDERAIINAMVGLLASGGSTNHTLHLVAMAGAAGITIDWDDFTELSAVVPSMTRIYPNGQADVNHFQAAGGMSLLIRELLDAGLIHGDIPTVFGTDLHAYTQEPFLEEGKLVWREGPTESHDRDVLRPVAAPFSPTGGLTVLDGNLGRGVIKISAVKQEHRVIEAPVKLFDDQNQVKAAFESGELDRDVVVVVRFQGPKANGMPELHKLTPFLGVLQDRGYRVALVTDGRMSGASGKVPAAIHVTPEAIDRGPLAKLRDGDVVRLDADSGELRVLVDAAEFNGRPFVDINLEHSHFGMGRELFGGFRHLAAKAEEGAGVFGGFEAEVLARQLETIEQEDQ, from the coding sequence ATGGCTCGCCCATCCGCAGCTCTTCACTCAACCGTCCACCAGGTTACCGAACGCATTCGCAAGCGTTCACAGGAGCGGCGCAAGCTCTACGAAGCCCACATGGCGGCCCAGCACAGCCAGGGCGTACATCGTGGCGAGCTCTCCTGCGGCAACCTGGCTCACGGCTTCGCCGGTTGCGATGTCGACACCGACAAGGACCGGCTCAAGCTGACGAACAGCGCCAACCTGGGCATCGTTTCGTCTTATAACGACATGCTTTCCGCCCACCAGCCCTTCGAGGACTACCCCGCCGCCATCAAGGAGGCGGCACGCGGGATGGGGTCCACGGCGCAGTTTGCCGGCGGGGTACCGGCGATGTGCGATGGCGTGACCCAGGGGCAGCCGGGCATGGAGCTGTCGCTCTTCTCCCGCGACGTGATCGCCATGGCCACCGCCGTGGCGCTTTCCCACAACATGTTCGACGCCGTGCTCTATCTGGGGATCTGCGACAAGATCGTACCCGGCCTGTTCATCGGCGCGGCCCGCTTCGGCCACCTGCCGGCGGTGTTCGTGCCCGGTGGCCCCATGACCAGTGGCCTGCCCAATAACGAGAAGGCGCGCATCAGGCAGCTCTATGCCGAGGGCAAGGTGGGTCGTGACGAGTTGCTGGAGGCAGAGTCCCAGTCCTATCACAGCCCCGGCACCTGTACCTTCTACGGCACCGCCAACTCCAACCAGCTGATGATGGAGATGATGGGCCTGCACCTGCCCGGCGCCTCCTTCGTCAACCCCGGCACCCCGCTGCGTGACGCCCTGACCCGCTACGCCACGGAGCAGGCGATTCGCAACACCGAGCAGAGCGGCGACTACCGCCCGTTCTACCGCCAGATCGACGAACGCGCCATCATCAATGCCATGGTCGGACTGCTCGCCTCGGGGGGCTCCACCAACCACACCCTGCACCTGGTGGCCATGGCCGGCGCGGCGGGCATCACCATCGACTGGGACGACTTCACCGAGCTCTCGGCAGTAGTGCCCAGCATGACCCGCATCTATCCCAACGGCCAGGCCGACGTGAATCACTTCCAGGCCGCCGGCGGGATGAGCCTGCTGATTCGCGAGCTGCTCGATGCCGGCCTCATTCATGGCGACATTCCCACGGTGTTCGGCACCGACCTGCACGCCTATACCCAGGAACCCTTCCTCGAGGAGGGCAAGCTGGTGTGGCGCGAAGGCCCCACGGAGAGCCACGACCGCGATGTGCTGCGTCCGGTGGCAGCTCCCTTCTCCCCCACCGGCGGCCTCACGGTGCTCGACGGCAATCTCGGCCGCGGCGTGATCAAGATCTCGGCGGTCAAGCAGGAGCACCGCGTCATCGAGGCGCCGGTCAAGCTGTTCGACGACCAGAATCAGGTGAAGGCGGCGTTCGAGTCGGGGGAGCTCGACCGCGACGTGGTGGTGGTGGTTCGCTTCCAGGGCCCCAAGGCCAACGGCATGCCGGAGCTACACAAGCTCACCCCCTTCCTGGGCGTGCTCCAGGATCGCGGCTATCGGGTCGCACTGGTCACCGACGGCCGCATGTCGGGCGCGTCCGGCAAGGTGCCGGCTGCCATCCATGTGACCCCCGAGGCGATCGATCGCGGCCCGCTGGCCAAGCTTCGCGACGGTGACGTGGTGCGCCTGGATGCCGACAGCGGCGAGCTGCGCGTGCTGGTCGATGCCGCCGAGTTCAACGGCCGCCCCTTCGTCGACATCAATCTGGAACATAGCCACTTCGGCATGGGCCGCGAGCTGTTCGGCGGTTTCCGCCACCTGGCCGCCAAGGCCGAAGAGGGAGCCGGCGTGTTCGGCGGCTTCGAGGCGGAGGTACTGGCACGGCAGCTCGAAACGATCGAGCAGGAGGATCAATGA
- the ispD gene encoding 2-C-methyl-D-erythritol 4-phosphate cytidylyltransferase, giving the protein MSEALWLVVPAAGRGRRMGAQWPKQYLTLAGKPVMAHTLSRLHQAFPTARLCLCLDSDDALFDPAWVPFADWQRVDGGAERADSVAHALAALAGRAGDNEMVLVHDVARPCVSVDDLVRLYEELRHDTVGGLLAAPVADTMKRDDGAGRVAATELRQGLWHAMTPQGFRYGLLCRALATARRQGLAVTDEASAVEALGLAPRLVAGRRDNLKITHPEDLGLAARILSAQHAEGSVNATASCREKR; this is encoded by the coding sequence ATGAGTGAAGCGCTCTGGCTGGTGGTGCCTGCCGCGGGGCGGGGGCGGCGGATGGGCGCCCAGTGGCCCAAGCAGTACCTGACCCTGGCGGGCAAGCCGGTGATGGCTCATACCCTGTCGCGCCTGCACCAGGCCTTTCCCACGGCGCGGCTGTGCCTCTGCCTCGACTCGGACGATGCCCTGTTCGACCCGGCCTGGGTACCCTTCGCCGACTGGCAGCGGGTTGATGGCGGAGCCGAGCGGGCCGACTCCGTGGCCCACGCCCTGGCAGCGCTGGCCGGTAGGGCGGGCGACAACGAAATGGTTCTGGTGCATGACGTGGCCAGGCCCTGTGTCTCCGTCGATGACCTGGTGCGACTCTACGAAGAACTGCGTCACGATACCGTAGGGGGACTGCTTGCCGCCCCGGTAGCCGACACCATGAAGCGTGACGATGGCGCAGGACGGGTGGCTGCCACCGAGTTGCGACAGGGGCTGTGGCATGCCATGACCCCTCAGGGCTTTCGCTACGGACTGCTGTGCCGGGCCCTGGCGACGGCCCGGCGGCAGGGGCTGGCCGTGACCGACGAGGCTTCCGCCGTGGAGGCCCTGGGTCTGGCGCCACGCCTGGTGGCCGGTCGGCGGGACAATCTCAAGATCACCCATCCGGAAGACCTGGGGCTGGCCGCACGGATTCTTTCGGCCCAGCATGCCGAGGGTTCGGTAAACGCTACGGCGTCTTGCAGGGAGAAGCGCTAG
- a CDS encoding aldehyde dehydrogenase family protein, translated as MADASQLSAHLDAQRQAFDAERYPTLAVRRDRLRRLGDMTREHRQDIIKAIRQDFGYRPEAETRLLDIARVLQAVRHARRHLKRWMRPSRAAVPWRLWPARVRVHRQPLGTVGIIAPSHSPWSLALLPAVDALAAGNRVLIKPSERSPTTSALMARLAEHYFSPQELKVITGDAGTGRAFAALPFDHLLFTGDDRAGREVALAAAANLTPVTLELGGKTPVIIGADADLEQAAERLAFGKWLNAGQTRLAPDYVLVHEPHLTAFVAALTQVVKRFHPSGPAGDDYSAIVGESHRERLDAMLEEARDHGCRVIPLGETLELSRGAKLPPTLVIDPHGELAIMREEIFGPWLPIIGIGDLDHALGFVHERPRPLALYAFTNDPEQRRRILEESHSGGVVFNDTLWHNAVPNLPFGGVGGSGMGGYQGEAGFLRFSHQRSVFLQARRSSVRLLNPPYRHWLYRLMGF; from the coding sequence ATGGCCGACGCCAGCCAGCTGTCGGCGCACCTCGACGCGCAGCGCCAGGCCTTCGATGCCGAGCGCTACCCGACCCTCGCCGTGCGCCGCGACCGCCTGAGACGACTGGGCGACATGACCCGGGAGCATCGTCAGGACATCATCAAGGCGATTCGCCAGGACTTCGGCTATCGCCCCGAGGCCGAGACCCGGCTGCTGGACATCGCCCGGGTGCTTCAGGCCGTGCGCCATGCTCGCCGACACCTCAAACGCTGGATGCGGCCCAGCCGAGCGGCCGTGCCCTGGCGGCTATGGCCGGCCCGCGTGCGCGTACATCGACAGCCTCTGGGCACGGTGGGCATCATCGCCCCCAGCCACTCGCCCTGGAGCCTGGCCCTGCTGCCCGCGGTGGATGCCCTGGCGGCCGGCAACCGGGTGCTGATCAAGCCCAGCGAAAGATCGCCGACGACCAGTGCCCTGATGGCACGGCTGGCCGAACACTACTTCTCCCCACAGGAACTCAAGGTCATCACCGGCGACGCAGGCACGGGTCGGGCCTTCGCCGCCCTGCCCTTCGACCACCTGCTGTTCACCGGCGACGACCGGGCCGGGCGGGAGGTCGCCCTGGCCGCCGCCGCCAACCTCACCCCGGTCACGCTGGAGCTGGGCGGCAAGACCCCGGTCATCATCGGCGCCGATGCCGACCTGGAGCAGGCGGCCGAGCGCCTCGCCTTCGGCAAGTGGTTGAATGCCGGTCAGACCCGCCTCGCCCCGGACTATGTGCTGGTGCATGAGCCGCATCTCACCGCCTTCGTGGCGGCCCTGACCCAAGTGGTGAAGCGCTTTCACCCCAGCGGCCCGGCCGGCGACGACTACAGCGCCATCGTCGGTGAGTCGCACCGCGAGCGACTCGACGCCATGCTGGAAGAAGCACGGGATCACGGCTGCAGGGTGATCCCGCTGGGCGAGACGCTCGAACTCAGCCGGGGCGCCAAGCTGCCGCCGACACTGGTGATCGACCCGCATGGCGAGTTGGCCATCATGCGTGAGGAGATCTTCGGCCCCTGGCTGCCGATCATCGGCATCGGCGACCTGGATCACGCCCTAGGCTTCGTTCACGAACGGCCTCGCCCCCTGGCGCTCTACGCCTTTACCAACGACCCCGAGCAGCGCAGACGCATTCTCGAGGAATCCCACTCCGGCGGCGTCGTCTTCAACGATACGCTCTGGCATAACGCCGTCCCCAACCTGCCGTTCGGCGGCGTGGGCGGGAGCGGCATGGGCGGGTACCAGGGGGAGGCCGGTTTCCTGCGCTTCAGCCACCAGCGCAGCGTCTTCCTTCAGGCCAGGCGCAGCAGCGTGAGGCTGCTCAACCCGCCCTACCGGCACTGGCTCTACCGGCTGATGGGGTTTTGA
- the truD gene encoding tRNA pseudouridine(13) synthase TruD, with product MTPTGTADPWPRVLDAEFGPPPAGDYRATPEDFVVEEILDFAPEGQGEHLWLWVEKRGLTTLEVVRHLARACEVTQRAVGYSGMKDRIAVTRQWLSVHLPGREGPGDLAERLASHGVQVLEQVRHPRKLKRGVHRGNRFSLVITGEAVQAPGLEARWEWLCRHGVPNGFGPQRFGPDGRNLVRAQSVLARGWRKRDDREGMMLSTARSYLFNELLAMRQGDGNWDRLLPGEVAMLDGTASQFVVDTVDAELAERAARLDLHPSGVLWGVGSSATAGSAAGYEQRLRERHGPLCDGLERAGVKLARRPLRMRLGEPRLGREPACLRFDFILPRGSFATAVLRELIEHPTLGATPALT from the coding sequence ATGACCCCGACCGGGACGGCCGATCCCTGGCCGCGGGTGCTGGATGCCGAATTTGGCCCGCCGCCGGCCGGCGACTATCGCGCCACCCCGGAGGATTTCGTGGTCGAGGAAATCCTCGACTTCGCCCCGGAGGGACAGGGTGAGCACCTCTGGCTCTGGGTAGAGAAGCGGGGGCTTACCACCCTGGAGGTGGTGCGCCATCTGGCTCGCGCCTGCGAGGTGACGCAGCGCGCCGTGGGCTATTCCGGCATGAAGGATCGCATCGCCGTGACCCGGCAGTGGCTGTCGGTGCATCTGCCGGGCCGCGAGGGCCCCGGTGACCTGGCCGAGCGCCTGGCGAGCCACGGCGTGCAGGTGCTGGAGCAGGTGCGCCATCCCCGCAAGCTCAAGCGTGGCGTTCACCGCGGAAACCGCTTCTCGCTGGTTATCACCGGGGAGGCGGTGCAGGCGCCCGGGCTGGAGGCGCGCTGGGAGTGGCTGTGCCGCCATGGCGTGCCCAACGGCTTTGGCCCGCAGCGTTTCGGCCCCGACGGCCGTAACCTGGTACGGGCGCAGTCAGTACTGGCCCGCGGCTGGCGCAAGCGGGACGATCGGGAGGGCATGATGCTCTCCACTGCGCGCAGCTATCTGTTCAACGAGCTGCTGGCCATGCGCCAGGGGGATGGCAACTGGGACCGGTTGCTGCCGGGGGAGGTGGCGATGCTCGATGGTACTGCCAGCCAGTTCGTTGTCGACACCGTCGATGCTGAGCTGGCCGAGCGAGCCGCCCGACTCGACCTGCACCCAAGCGGGGTGCTCTGGGGCGTCGGCTCGTCGGCCACGGCGGGCAGCGCGGCGGGGTACGAGCAGCGCCTGCGCGAGCGCCATGGGCCGCTCTGCGATGGTCTGGAGAGAGCCGGGGTGAAGCTGGCCCGACGGCCCCTGCGCATGCGCCTGGGAGAGCCCCGCCTGGGTCGCGAACCGGCGTGCCTGCGGTTCGATTTCATCCTGCCCCGTGGCAGTTTTGCCACGGCGGTGCTGCGCGAGCTGATCGAGCACCCGACATTGGGTGCGACACCGGCGTTGACCTGA
- the ftsB gene encoding cell division protein FtsB: MLRWLAIALLVMLALLQYRLWFGDSGVQELREIRERVAALDADNKPLRDRNARLGAEVVDLKTGLDAIEERARSDIGMVRTDEHFYWVPGVVIEGSLLEANAGLVRQPSSASGGAADE, encoded by the coding sequence ATGCTCAGGTGGCTCGCCATCGCCCTGCTAGTGATGCTGGCGCTGCTGCAATACCGGCTGTGGTTCGGCGACAGCGGGGTGCAGGAGTTGCGCGAGATCCGCGAGCGGGTCGCCGCGCTGGATGCCGACAACAAGCCGTTGCGCGATCGCAATGCGCGTCTCGGCGCCGAAGTGGTCGACCTCAAGACCGGGCTGGACGCCATCGAGGAGCGGGCCCGCAGCGATATCGGCATGGTGCGTACCGACGAGCACTTCTACTGGGTTCCGGGCGTGGTGATCGAGGGCAGCCTGTTGGAGGCGAACGCCGGCCTGGTTCGCCAGCCCTCCTCCGCTTCCGGAGGCGCTGCCGATGAGTGA